From the Lathyrus oleraceus cultivar Zhongwan6 chromosome 4, CAAS_Psat_ZW6_1.0, whole genome shotgun sequence genome, one window contains:
- the LOC127073299 gene encoding probable histone-arginine methyltransferase 1.3 isoform X3 — MEDLLGQTWKNREFTLSSVSELSSDAASPGIARFTSDGLHIHQQSREISLNFDLRTAQIFKLGPVRSVCIMEGSDVGKAASYSTGVTIQFKNEEECEAFHSVVQQWIKKANVQAGSLPNGTLTTSKSKFDEKIEASSAKMYFHYYGQLLHQQNMLQDYVRTGTYYAAVIENRADFTGRVVVDVGAGSGILSLFAAQAGAKHVYAVEASEMAEYARKLIAGNPTLAQRITVIKGRVEDVELPEKADILISEPMGTLLVNERMLESYVIARDRFLTPTGKMFPGVGRIHMAPFTDEYLFIEIANKALFWQQQNYYGVDLTPLHGTAFQGYFSQPVVDAFDPRLLIAPPVFHVLDFTKMKEEDLYEVDIPLRFIASVGTRVHGLACWFDVLFNGSTVQRWLTTAPGSPTTHWYQLRCVLSQPIYVMAGQEITGRLRLIAHSAQSYTIHLTLSAKMWGPGAEQGGIIQTSSCKLDLKEPYYRMSQAQAYPLAQDQQSQPLVQTQ, encoded by the exons ATGGAGGATTTATTAGGGCAAACTTGGAAGAACAGAGAGTTCACTCTCTCATCGGTTTCGGAACTTTCTTCCGATGCCGCTTCACCGGGAATTGCTCGCTTCACCTCCGATGGCCTCCATATTCATCAACAATCTCGAGAGATTTCTCTCAATTTTGATCTCCGAACTGCTCAG ATATTCAAATTAGGTCCTGTTCGATCCGTTTGCATTATGGAAGGCTCTGATGTTGGTAAAGCG GCGTCATATTCTACTGGAGTCACTATCCAGTTTAAAAACGAGGAGGAGTGTGAGGCGTTTCATTCTGTCGTCCAACAATGGATAAAGAAAGCCAATGTTCAAG CAGGGAGCTTACCAAATGGAACTTTAACAACTTCTAAAAGCAAATTTGATGAAAAGATAGAGGCATCTTCTGCAAAAATGTATTTTCATTATTATGGACAGCTTCTTCACCAGCAAAATATGTTGCAGGACTATGTGCGGACAG GAACTTATTATGCCGCGGTTATTGAGAACCGGGCTGATTTTACTGGCCGTGTAGTAGTTGATGTGGGTGCTGGTAGCGGTATTTTGTCATTATTTGCTGCTCAG GCCGGTGCAAAACATGTTTATGCTGTGGAAGCATCTGAAATGGCAGAATATGCCCGTAAACTTATAGCAGGAAACCCAACACTGGCTCAACGAATTACA GTGATTAAAGGTAGAGTTGAGGATGTTGAGTTGCCAGAGAAAGCAGATATTCTGATCTCAGAGCCCATGG GCACTTTGTTAGTTAATGAGAGAATGCTGGAGTCTTATGTCATTGCCAGAGATAGGTTTCTCACTCCTACTGGGAAAATGTTTCCTGGGGTGGGAAG GATTCACATGGCGCCTTTCACTGATGAATATTTGTTTATCGAAATTGCTAACAAG GCACTGTTCTGGCAGCAGCAAAACTATTATGGCGTTGATTTGACACCCTTACACGGGACTGCATTTCAAGGATATTTTTCTCAG CCTGTGGTGGATGCTTTTGATCCAAGATTGTTAATAGCTCCCCCGGTGTTCCATGTATTAGACTTCACCAAAATGAAG GAAGAAGATTTGTATGAAGTTGACATTCCTCTGAGATTCATTGCCTCTGTAGGCACCAGAGTACATGGGTTGGCATGTTGGTTTGATGTACTGTTCAATGGAAG TACCGTACAAAGGTGGCTTACCACTGCTCCTGGTTCACCCACAACCCATTGGTACCAGTTACGCTGTGTTCTATCGCAGCCAATTTATGTCATGGCAGGACAAGAAATTACTGGCAGGCTTCGTTTGATTGCACACAGTGCACAGAGTTATACAATTCATTTAACTCTGTCTG CTAAAATGTGGGGTCCTGGT
- the LOC127073300 gene encoding xyloglucan 6-xylosyltransferase 2 — translation MLERHFGSRFLRQMQRAFRRGILTFLCLVLTVVVLRGTIGAGKFGTPEQDLNEIQQFYSRGRRVEPRRVLEEVQSTETTADNSNNYATFDISKILKDEAGDDDKRDPDIPYTLGPKISDWDEQRSSWLSKNPDYPNFIGPNKPRVLLVTGSSPKPCENPVGDHYLLKAIKNKIDYCRLHGIEVFYNMALLDAEMAGFWAKLPLIRKLLLSHPEVEFLWWMDSDAMFTDMAFEVPWERYKDHNFVMHGWNEMIYDEKNWIGLNTGSFLLRNCQWSLDILDAWAPMGPKGKVRDEAGKILTRELKNRPVFEADDQSAMVYLLATGKEQWGGKVYLENHYYLHGYWGILVDRYEEMIENYHPGFGDHRWPLVTHFVGCKPCGKFGDYPVERCLKQMDRAYNFGDNQILQMYGFTHKSLASRRVKRVRNESSNPLDVKDELGLLHPAFKAIKLPTSS, via the coding sequence ATGCTGGAGCGCCACTTCGGATCCCGCTTTCTCCGTCAGATGCAACGCGCTTTCCGACGTGGCATCCTCACCTTCCTCTGTCTCGTCCTCACCGTCGTCGTCCTCAGAGGAACCATCGGCGCCGGCAAATTCGGTACTCCTGAACAAGACCTCAACGAGATCCAACAATTCTACTCGCGTGGACGGCGCGTGGAGCCTCGTCGTGTTCTCGAAGAAGTTCAATCCACTGAAACCACCGCCGACAACAGCAACAACTACGCGACTTTCGATATTTCGAAGATCCTCAAAGACGAAGCTGGCGATGATGACAAGCGCGATCCGGACATTCCTTATACGCTTGGACCGAAAATCTCCGATTGGGATGAACAACGATCGTCGTGGCTGAGTAAAAACCCTGATTACCCTAATTTTATCGGTCCTAATAAACCACGTGTTCTTTTGGTTACTGGTTCTTCGCCGAAACCGTGTGAaaaccctgttggggatcattATTTGTTGAAAGCTATTAAGAATAAGATTGATTATTGTAGGCTTCATGGTATTGAAGTTTTTTATAACATGGCTTTACTTGATGCTGAAATGGCTGGTTTTTGGGCGAAGTTACCTTTGATTAGGAAGCTTTTGTTGTCTCATCCCGAAGTTGAGTTTCTCTGGTGGATGGATAGTGATGCTATGTTTACTGATATGGCTTTTGAAGTTCCGTGGGAGCGTTACAAGGATCATAATTTTGTGATGCATGGTTGGAATGAGATGATTTATGATGAAAAGAATTGGATTGGTTTGAATACTGGTAGTTTTTTGTTGAGGAATTGTCAATGGTCGCTTGATATTCTTGATGCTTGGGCGCCGATGGGGCCTAAAGGGAAGGTTAGAGATGAAGCGGGGAAGATTCTTACTAGGGAGTTGAAGAATCGGCCGGTTTTCGAAGCGGATGATCAGTCGGCTATGGTTTATTTGTTGGCGACTGGGAAGGAACAGTGGGGTGGGAAAGTGTACCTTGAGAATCATTATTATTTGCATGGTTATTGGGGGATTTTGGTGGATAGATATGAAGAGATGATTGAGAATTATCATCCTGGTTTTGGTGATCATAGGTGGCCACTTGTTACTCATTTTGTGGGGTGTAAACCATGTGGGAAATTTGGTGATTACCCTGTGGAAAGATGTTTGAAACAAATGGACCGTGCATATAATTTTGGTGATAATCAGATATTGCAGATGTATGGTTTTACTCATAAATCACTTGCTAGTAGAAGGGTGAAGAGAGTGAGGAATGAGAGTAGTAATCCTCTTGATGTTAAAGATGAACTTGGATTGCTTCATCCTGCTTTCAAAGCTATCAAGTTGCCAACTTCTTCTTGA